A genomic window from Leishmania major strain Friedlin complete genome, chromosome 16 includes:
- a CDS encoding mitochondrial ornithine carrier protein-like protein: MSLWNDLVAGTAGGCAGVLIEHPFDTIKVLLQTYGGTRYAGYADCTTKLFRQDGVIGFYRGVTARLVASGFEHAWVLATYKWTLRLIGAGDRPTLPQILLGGCGSGVAATVCLTPFELVKCRMQADDSKGQRRYRGSLDCAQQVLRERGFKGLYKGGFAMLCREVPGSVAWCGTYDTLKSWMTPEGVPTQSLPLWKLMIAGGCSGVAFWTAFYPSDVVKTRIQVDPAYEKLSLWETMTRVYQKEGLRALYRGWTLTAARSFPSNAVIFGVFDSCNRALSPEPPLMADVLSTVSGRGPTFS; the protein is encoded by the coding sequence ATGAGTCTGTGGAACGATCTCGTTGCTGGCACCGCTGGCGGGTGTGCAGGGGTGCTGATCGAGCACCCATTCGACACCATCAAGGTGCTCCTGCAGACGTACGGCGGCACGCGGTACGCTGGCTACGCGGACTGCACCACAAAGCTGTTTCGACAAGATGGTGTCATCGGTTTCTACCGCGGTGTCACGGCACGCCTCGTTGCCTCCGGCTTCGAGCATGCGTGGGTGCTCGCGACGTACAAGTGGACGCTGCGCTTGATCGGTGCAGGTGATCGACCCACTCTACCGCAGATTCTACTGggcgggtgcggcagcggcgtggcagcgacggtgtGCTTGACACCGTTCGAATTGGTGAAGTGTCGCATGCAGGCCGATGATTCCAAGGGTCAGCGACGGTACCGCGGCTCGCTGGACTGTGCCCAGCAGGTTCTTCGTGAGCGCGGCTTCAAAGGGCTCTACAAGGGCGGCTTTGCCATGCTCTGCCGCGAGGTGCCCGGCTCGGTGGCATGGTGCGGCACGTACGACACGCTGAAGAGCTGGATGACACCAGAGGGCGTACCGACGCAGAGCCTGCCACTGTGGAAGCTGATGATCGCTGGTGGTTGCAGCGGCGTTGCCTTCTGGACAGCTTTCTACCCCTCTGACGTGGTCAAGACCCGTATCCAAGTAGACCCCGCGTACGAAAAGTTGAGCCTCTGGGAAACGATGACGCGCGTGTATCAGAAGGAAGGCCTGCGCGCCCTCTATCGAGGCTGGACCCTCACAGCCGCCCGTTCCTTCCCCTCTAACGCAGTTATCTTCGGCGTCTTTGATAGCTGCAACCGCGCGCTGTCCCCTGAGCCTCCACTGATGGCAGATGTGCTATCCACGGTGAGTGGGCGTGGCCCAACATTTTCATAG